The following are from one region of the Micromonas commoda chromosome 12, complete sequence genome:
- a CDS encoding predicted protein produces MGYFRYPHLRGDALVFVSEGNVWFTKKSGGAAARISASYSVEALPKLNEDGTLIAFLAESIDGYEVFTLPVAGGVAKRVSYGSAAVRLEGWTREGKILVVTSFFSPTGLAQLAEVDPDTSEMTVLPFARASGGTQDQDGCYVFYPLRQTSATKRYEGGEQSRLWRWCDGDDEATLLTPESWSKRGAWSPVTSPEFPDQIFFISDHSGVANAWVMNKDGSGKRQLTNSCDMDVMEITIDGKDGIARIGGGLHKFRLDAAELGNEKELEGAILVEAPHEISITLTSEFRAAAEQKIFAPLEELRELALSQDGFYAALVIRGQIFFTPLLEQLGTRIEQVTKHDGAVRYRHVQFVKSDSVSDNMKIIAMSDASGEYEYVLLERQKGGKKGAPWTETQLTKGGKIRGVMSYSDVSPEGTALVFDDTYGKISVLNLTSTAVNTAKPEAAGDYSWSPDGKWLAFSASDASEFSCVHVWNVETGETQRLTHPSYNAVEPKFSPDGFFLYYFSDQQIESEAGSPYGARGGEPSYLGTQQLMCLPLREGFKCPFFKGDELNVAGQLFDPAVGKQIATKIAMNNIEKRAVPVPFLEKKQYFGLHIIGQGNTFIMQMWDGIGFYLVAMDIITGTVLPIYPDPIGVYVSGDNSVVMIAVEQGLALFSSDAIATPGVAQDQLLASAVVWAPPETWTVTINPRAEWMQMYNDAMRNMRDAFYDPNMHGLDWEGITEMYRPLVYRVSTKSELRDVLQQAFGELSVLHVFVSIRSEAVTLPVGEPSACLGGNLRKTDRGLEVVRVFDTSGILGAPDSPLSAMAVDLRPGDVITRVDGEPLNATGALVSRSLLGKSGMQVLLEVDKVGGIQNVVVTPLSHWECSTLRAADALNARKNHVTSRSNGDISYIYLEDMEQMGEGSSNSFDDFAAQFYPAIRKAGLIIDVRRNSGGNIDTWILERLRRVAWMFNTERSGPGDTTMQYAFMGKVAVLVDEMTSSDAEIFAAGIQRLGLGKVIGMRSWGGAVGYSSNPELALVDGSGFTIPSFGPYAGDRWMIEQQGVVPDIVVENPPVASFNGHDAQLDAAIDHLLKEITEVKGDEVIPAKPKYPDWSFDREVCKSGGDGSKRSRDARALVMGTTKVDAEEVVA; encoded by the exons aTGGGGTACTTCAGGTACCCGCACctccggggcgacgcgctggtgTTTGTGTCGGAGGGGAACGTGTGGTTTACGAagaagagcggcggcgccgcggctcgcatCTCCGCCTCCTACTCGGTCGAGGCCTTGCCCAAGCTGAACGAGGACGGGACTTTAatcgcgttcctcgccgagtCCATCGACGGGTACGAGGTGTTCACCCTGCCCGTCGCGGGTGGGGTGGCTAAGCGCGTGAGCTacggcagcgcggcggttcggCTGGAGGGGTGGACGCGAGAGGGGAAGATTCTCGTCGTCACCTCGTTCTTCTCCCCGACGGgtctcgcgcagctcgcggaggtggaccCCGACACGAGCGAGATGACCGTGCTCCCCttcgcgagggcgtcgggcggcaCCCAGGACCAGGACGGCTGCTACGTCTTTTACCCTCTTCGCCAAACCTCCGCCACCAAACGgtacgagggcggcgagcagTCGCGGCTGTGGCGCTGgtgcgacggggacgacgaggcgactCTGCTCACGCCCGAGTCGTGGAGCAAGCGCGGGGCGTGGTCGCCCGTCACCTCTCCGGAGTTCCCCGATCAGATCTTCTTCATCTCCGACCACAGCGGCGTGGCAAACGCGTGGGTCATGAACAAGGACGGATCCGGTAAGCGGCAGTTGACCAACTCTTGCGACATGGACGTCATGGAGATCACCATCGACGGAAAGGACGGCATCGCGCGCATCGGCGGTGGTCTCCACAAGTTTAgactcgacgccgccgagctcggtaacgagaaggagctcgagggtGCGATCCTCGTCGAGGCTCCCCACGAGATTTCAATCACGCTCACCAGCGAGTTCAGGGCAGCCGCCGAGCAGAAGATCTTCGCGCCCCTCGAAGAACTCAGGGAGCTCGCGCTGTCCCAGGATGGATTCTACGCGGCGCTGGTCATCCGCGGGCAGATCTTCTTCACCCCGCtgctcgagcagctcggcACCCGCATCGAACAGGTGACCAagcacgacggcgccgttcgtTACCGCCACGTGCAGTTTGTCAAGTCGGACAGCGTGAGCGACAACATGAAGATCATCGCCATGTCCGACGCTTCGGGCGAGTACGAGtacgtcctcctcgagcgccagAAGGGGGGCAAGAAGGGCGCGCCGTGGACCGAGACGCAACTGACGAAGGGTGGTAAGATTCGCGGCGTGATGTCCTACTCGGACGTCTCCCCCGAGGGCACCGCGCTCGTGTTTGACGACACCTACGGCAAGATCTCGGTGCTGAACctcacgtccaccgcggtgaaCACGGCCAA GCCCGAGGCTGCGGGCGACTACTCGTGGTCCCCCGACGGCAAGTGGCTCGCCTTttccgcgtcggacgcgtctGAGTTTTCGTGCGTGCACGTCTGGAACGTCGAAACCGGGGAGACGCAGCGATTGACGCACCCTTCGTACAACGCGGTGGAGCCCAAGTTTTCCCCCGACGGATTCTTCCTGTACTACTTCAGCGATCAGCAGATCGAGTCCGAGGCTGGTTCGCCGtacggggcgcgcggcggcgagccgagCTACCTGGGCACCCAGCAGCTCATGTGCCTGCCCCTTCGCGAGGGTTTCAAGTGCCCGTTTTTCAAGGGTGACGAGCTCAACGTCGCGGGTCAGCTCTTCGACCCCGCGGTTGGTAAGCAGATCGCCACCAAGATCGCCATGAACAACATCGAGAAGCGCGCCGTCCCGGTGCCCTTCCTGGAGAAGAAGCAGTACTTTGGCCTCCACATCATCGGTCAGGGTAACACGTTCATCATGCAGATGTGGGACGGCATCGGGTTCTACCTCGTGGCCATGGACATCATCACCGGCACGGTGCTGCCCATCTACCCCGATCCCATCGGCGTCTACGTCAGCGGCGATAACTCCGTGGTGATGATCGCCGTGGAGCAGGGCCTGGCGCTCTTCTCCAGCGATGCCATCGCCACCCCGGGCGTGGCGCAGGACCAGCTCCTGGCATCCGCGGTTGTgtgggcgccgcccgagACGTGGACGGTGACCATCAACCCCAGAGCCGAGTGGATGCAGATGTACAACGACGCCATGCGCAACATGAGGGACGCGTTCTACGATCCCAACATGCACGGCCTGGACTGGGAGGGCATCACCGAGATGTACCGACCGCTCGTGTACCGCGTCAGCACCAAGAGCGAACTCAGGGACGTCCTCCAGCAGGCGTTTGGCGAACTCTCCGTGCTGCACGTCTTTGTCTCCATCCGGTCGGAGGCGGTCACGCTGCCCGTGGGCGAACCCAGCGCGTGCCTCGGAGGCAACCTACGAAAGACGGACCGCGGCTTGGAAGTCGTTCGCGTGTTCGACACGTccggcatcctcggcgcgcccgatTCGCCCCTCTCCGCCATGGCTGTCGACCTCAGGCCGGGTGACGTCATCACCCGCGTGGACGGCGAACCCCTcaacgccaccggcgcgctggTCTCCAGGTCCTTACTCGGCAAATCCGGCATGCAGGTGCTGCTCGAGGTGGAC aaggTTGGCGGCATCCAGAACGTCGTGGTGACTCCGCTGTCCCACTGGGAGTGCTCCaccctgcgcgcggcggacgcgttaAACGCCAGGAAGAACCACGTCACGTCCAGGTCCAACGGGGATATCTCTTACATATACCTCGAGGACATGGAGCAGATGGGCGAGGGTTCCTCCAACTCGTTTGACGATTTCGCCGCGCAGTTTTACCCCGCCATCCGTAAAGCTGGCTTGATCATCGACGTTCGACGCAACTCGGGCGGCAACATCGACACCTGGATcctcgaacgcctccgcAGGGTGGCGTGGATGTTCAACACCGAGCGTTCGGGTCCCGGTGACACCACCATGCAGTACGCGTTCATGGGTAAGGTTGccgtgctcgtggacgagatGACGAGCTCGGATGCCGAGATTTTTGCCGCGGGTATCCAACGCCTGGGACTCGGCAAGGTGATCGGCATGAGGTCGTGGGGCGGAGCCGTGGGTTACAGCAGCAACCCCGAACTGGCACTCGTGGACGGCAGCGGGTTCACAATCCCCTCCTTCGGTCCCTACGCGGGCGATCGATGGATGATTGAGCAGCAGGGTGTGGTTCCcgacatcgtcgtcgagaaccctcccgtcgcgtccttcaacgggcacgacgcgcagctcgacgccgccatcgatCACCTGCTCAAGGAAATAACCGAAGTcaagggcgacgaggtcatCCCGGCCAAGCCCAAGTACCCCGACTGGTCGTTCGACCGCGAGGTGTGcaagagcggcggcgacgggtccaAGCGCAGCCGAGACGCGAGAGCTCTCGTCATGGGCACGACGaaggtcgacgccgaggaggttgTCGCGTAG
- a CDS encoding Nucleosome/chromatin assembly complex protein (Predicted homolog of Chromatin assembly factor 1 (Caf1), subunit A; Caf1 is a multi-protein complex originally isolated from human cells and named for its ability to assemble nucleosomes onto newly replicated DNA) → MSAKKATPQKPAAPITSFFAKAPSPSQHAAVGMKGAAMAEGDKATVGVKLNFERPPSNEPSNKDSRSPLRTLDNAAPATEPKSASGANRRVSDGPSEGVAASTRDPAAAPTAEGSPVSASVGDAHFMTPAHALRARDEDATPEDTPATVRRLARSSDAPGATIFKNLNPNPPRGAPSSFPRGDRHRPRDPNATLTPRSPVPQALDPRAAPAPRPGADFAEDREEQDRVTSSAAKASSANLKTPGFGQSAVKSSQGGKHGQTPSEMAKMADALEKEAAAEMERLADDAKRAAATADADKDKPTTEPGRLLKRARRARARAEKAAADEELRAKAAAEKEAARAAKEQEKAEREKEKEVARERAAKEKAEKAARIEAEKAAKAEKLARKKAEKEAKLAAEKAEKEAKLAAEKAEKEAKLAAEKEARAKALEEAKAAKAERDAKLAAEKAQREKEREDAKLAKEAERAKAEADKRAATEAAMAKKNKQKNQFASFFAKAAKKTPEPEAAVVAPPVPAAALDEKRGDELVDAVLTGGNTLGGNNDASSITAFLDDARARWRRGRATRTSGDRWGARRVPKRRRDEGLLGSDRALQDAVDASVIHSVGTHAQPKRRKLISVQCSSHVVVDGACVQEGSYRHAFQLGPDALSPGGTDGTPRESFAKTFPVDGGRPPFWGSGTFPERPGSVSTAVTGRRPFARDPNVEYVTTDGEHFDSGDEWEEVEEGESLSDEDVDEDEGEVVSDEDEDGFVVKDGELSEGEGVKDVEWGDDPMDLADADFSDEDEPTEADPAAPGAPDSSGFRDRTLARLVQWTKQARRRHQPLVIAGFVDQAGVDEPAGAPEVDPQAADDSGSRRDVLRALAPVRFRPGSRAVIRVYDPTVAVNDDAGADAPFSAGKKRPNAEDGGDGGERVRKERSEFPDDLVKPLVEFLLANPKLQSKGAREGFLETSTANGSRPDLTKAAVQRKIADVAEYRLKAPQRWEVKVEVLASVGITAEEADAIRPKDESEFPDDLVKPLVEFLLLNPKLQSKGAREGFLETSTANGSRPDLTKAAVQRKIADVAEYKGRRWEIKSDALATVGIAPEAAEAMRPPLTPTKAEKAAAERAAKEAARDAIKAENMAKAFAANGGAFFARVTSPKQAAPERPAPPAGPVGDPQSGSGGAGGV, encoded by the coding sequence ATgtccgccaagaaggccacGCCGCAGAAGCCGGCTGCGCCAATCACATCCTTCTTCGCCAAAGCGCCGTCCCCTTCGCAGCACGCTGCGGTTGGCAtgaagggcgcggcgatggcggagggCGATAAGGCGACCGTCGGGGTGAAGCTCAACTTCGAGCGGCCGCCATCGAACGAGCCGTCGAACAAGGATTCGCGATCGCCCCTCCGGACCCTCGATaacgccgcccccgccaccgAGCCCaagagcgcgagcggcgccaaCAGAAGGGTGTCCGATGGCCCGTCCGAGGgtgtcgccgcgagcacgcgagatccggccgcggcgcccaccgccgagggGAGCccggtgagcgcgagcgtgggAGACGCACATTTCATGACCCCGGCGCACGCCCTCAGGGCGAGGGACGAAGACGCGACCCCGGAGGacacgcccgcgacggtgcgtcgcctcgcccgtTCATCCGATGCACCCGGTGCCACGATTTTCAAAAATCTCAACCCAAACCCCCCGCGGGGCGCCCCTTCGAGCTTCCCGCGGGGGGATCGACACCGACCCCGCGACCCGAACGCGACACTAACCCCGCGTTCCCCCGTCCCGCAGGCGctcgacccccgcgccgcccccgcgccccggccCGGCGCCGATTTCGCCGAGGATCGCGAGGAGCAGGACCGGGTcacgtcctccgccgcgaaggcttCGTCGGCTAACCTTAAGACCCCTGGTTTCGGCCAGTCCGCGGTCAAGTCAAGCCAAGGGGGCAAACACGGCCAAACCCCGAGCGAGATGGCGAAGATGGCTGACGCcctcgagaaggaggcggcggcggagatggaaCGCCTCGCGGATGACGCCAAGCGTGCAGCGGCtaccgcggacgccgacaaGGACaagccgacgacggagcccGGCCGTCTGCTGAAgagggcgcgaagggcgagggcgcgtgcggagaaggcggcggccgacgaggagctccgcgcgaaggccgcggcggagaaggaggcggcgcgggcggccaAGGAACAGGAGAAGGCTGAGCGCGAAAAGGAAAAGGAAGTCGCCAGGGAGCGAGCCGCCAAGgaaaaggcggagaaggcggccaggatcgaggcggagaaggcggccaaggctgagaagcTCGCGCGGAAGAaggccgagaaggaggccaagctggcggcggagaaggccgaGAAGGAAGCcaagctggcggcggagaaggccgaGAAGGAAGCcaagctggcggcggagaaggaagCCAGGGCCAAGGCTctcgaggaggccaaggcggccaaggctgagagGGACGCtaagctcgccgccgagaaggcgcAGCGCGAaaaggagcgcgaggacgccaagctcgcgaaAGAGGCCGAACGCGCCAAAGCCGAGGCGGACAAGAGAGCCGCCACGGAGGCTGCGATGGCCAAGAAGAACAAGCAGAAGAACCAATTCGCGTCTTTTttcgccaaggctgcgaagaAGACGCCGGAGCCCGAAGCGGCGGTCGTGGCGCCCCcggtgcccgccgccgcgctcgacgagaagaggggcgacgagctcgtggacgcggtgttGACGGGCGGTAACACTCTGGGCGGCAATAACGACGCGTCGTCAATCACCGCGTTCCTCGACGATGCGCGTGCCaggtggcgacgcggacgagcgacgaggacgagtggCGACCGGTGGGGCGCCAGGCGGGTGCCcaagcgacgccgcgacgagggcctCCTCGGATCCGACCGCGCCCTCCAAGACGCCGTCGATGCGAGCGTCATTCACTCCGTCGGCACCCACGCCCAACCCAAGCGTCGCAAGCTCATCAGCGTGCAGTGCTCctcgcacgtcgtcgtcgacggcgcgtgcgtccaGGAGGGGTCCTACAGGCACGCCTTTCAGCTCGGACCCGACGCGCTCAGCCCGGGTGGCACGGATGGAACCCCGCGAGAATCGTTCGCGAAGACGTTCCCGGTGGACGGGGGCAGGCCGCCGTTCTGGGGGTCGGGGACGTTCCCCGAGAGGCCCGGGTCGGTATCGACCGCTGTgacggggcggcgacccTTCGCCCGGGACCCCAACGTCGAGTACGTCACAACGGATGGCGAACACTTCGACTCGGGGGACGAAtgggaggaggtggaggagggcgaatccctctccgacgaggacgtcgacgaggacgagggcgaggtggtgtctgacgaggacgaggacgggttCGTGGTGAAGGACGGGGAGCTgtccgagggcgagggcgtcaaGGATGTCGAATGGGGCGACGATCCGAtggacctcgccgacgccgacttttccgacgaggacgaaccgACTGAAGCGGATCCCGCTGCTCCGGGCGCACCGGATTCGAGCGGGTTCAGGGACAGaaccctcgcgcggctcgtgcAGTGGACCAAGcaggcgcgacgacgacaccagCCGCTGGTCATCGCGGGCTTCGTGGACCaagcgggcgtcgacgagcccgccggTGCGCCCGAGGTTGATCCCCAAGCGGCGGACGATTCCGGGTCGCGCCGAGACGTGCTCcgagcgctcgcgccggtTCGGTTCCGTCCCGGGAGCAGGGCCGTCATCCGCGTGTACGACCCGACGGTCGccgtcaacgacgacgcgggcgctgaCGCGCCTTTCAGCGCCGGGAAGAAGCGACCaaacgccgaggacggcggcgacggcggcgaacgcgttcgCAAGGAGCGAAGCGAGTTCCCCGACGATCTCGTCAAACCCCTGGTGGAGTTTTTGCTCGCCAACCCCAAGCTTCAGAGcaagggcgcgagggagggtTTCCTGgagacgtccacggcgaacGGTTCGCGTCCGGACCTGACCAAGGCTGCGGTGCAGCGGAagatcgccgacgtcgccgagtaCCGGCTGAAGGCGCCGCAGCGGTGGGAGGTCAAAGTCGAGGTGCTCGCCTCGGTGGGCATaaccgccgaggaggccgacgCGATCAGGCCCAAGGACGAGAGCGAGTTCCCCGACGATCTCGTCAAACCCCTGGTGGAGTTTTTGCTCCTCAACCCAAAGCTTCAGAGcaagggcgcgagggagggtTTCCTGgagacgtccacggcgaacGGTTCGCGTCCGGACTTGACCAAGGCTGCGGTGCAGCGGAagatcgccgacgtcgccgaatACAAGGGCAGGCGGTGGGAGATCAAGTcggacgcgttggcgacCGTCGGGATCGCCCCCGAAGCTGCGGAGGCTATGCGCCCTCCGCTGACTCCGACaaaggctgagaaggcggcggctgagagAGCTGCGAAGGAGGCTGCCAGGGACGCGATCAAGGCTGAGAACATGGCcaaggcgttcgcggcgaacggcggggcGTTCTTCGCGAGGGTCACCTCGCCGAAGCAGGCCGCCCCggagcgccccgcgccccccgcgggccCGGTCGGTGATCCCCAGtcgggaagcggcggcgccggcggagttTAA
- a CDS encoding predicted protein has product MTVCSVGICLRLSMWPGWHRNLPSTSEGRNNRIGHTIDMSGFATVGDGGHLSSGSGSFSATRRAERRERRERERRRKGAAASDEAFGGDDVALAEAYSAARRDDVPELEDALQRGVMPRATDADGNTLLHAACARGALRAAKLVVRWAVYSTHPPDRNFLNLQSAEGFTALDLARAGGFRKMEEWLVALGALGRGGTGAGSLAYDPSGARSTGPPGGAYGGHHNSHHNPYNPPGGWTHPGMPPPPLPYGSSAGGAYPAGMGYPGHVAPTHVAGRHVSSYEPYVPSNAWGEDPGALDRSLARAAGAPGASSSSDTYLMGALEAALGGGPDDDRVGQASEERRRAQAVVRQVAEAMEERDDALDELDETMEKMRRLEAALADAEARAERAVRDAKAEVASQREDEQKAVLSALGLAEERAVQMAAECETTREERDAIASALDFVNDEMENLRARAEAAENALVHRREEDYRAGFAAGLMAYREELGLPAIGAIEAAAAAANAKTPFDDDGPRAGGGNEGSGVGDPTGHEGVEYTATVADTPNESSSNSDADSDADIPVAELAASGAPNNAPDQNRSSLTPAGAAALARAHERRSLSRSQSLEKGAAADAAANALGGLELFEVPLCE; this is encoded by the coding sequence ATGACTGTTTGCTCTGTTGGGATCTGTCTCAGGCTCTCAATGTGGCCTGGCTGGCATCGAAATCTCCCCTCCACGAGCGAGGGGCGCAACAACAGAATTGGGCACACAATTGACATGAGCGGCTTCGCGAcggtcggggacgggggcCACCTCTCGAGCGGCTCCGGCTCGTTCTCCGCGACTCGCAGAGCCGAGcgccgggagcggcgggagcgcgaacgtcgtcgcAAGGGtgcggccgcctccgacgaagccttcggcggcgacgacgtcgcgctggccGAGGCGtactccgcggcgaggcgagacGACGTGCCCGAGCTGGAGGATGCGCTCCAGCGGGGCGTGATGCCGCGcgccacggacgcggacggcaaCACCCTGCTtcacgccgcgtgcgcgaggggcgccctGCGGGCGGCGAAGCTGGTGGTGCGATGGGCGGTGTACAGCACGCATCCGCCGGACCGCAACTTCCTCAACCTCCAATCCGCGGAGGGGTTCACCGCTCTCGACCTCGCCAGGGCGGGCGGGTTTCGTAAGATGGAGGAGTGGCTCGTGGCGCTGGgcgccctcgggcgcggcgggacgggcgcgggatcTCTCGCATACGATCCGTCCGGCGCCAGGAGCACCGGGCCGCCCGGGGGCGCGTACGGGGGTCATCACAACTCCCATCACAATCCTTACAATCCGCCCGGGGGCTGGACCCACCCGGGgatgccgcccccgccgctaCCCTACGGCAgcagcgcggggggcgcgtaCCCGGCGGGGATGGGATACCCCGGCCACGTGGCCCCGACCCACGTGGCTGGCCGCCACGTGTCCAGCTACGAGCCGTACGTTCCGTCGAACGCGTGGGGCGAGGAtcccggcgcgctcgatcgaAGTTTAGCTcgagccgcgggggcgccgggcgcgtcgtcgtcgtcggacacgTACCTCATGGGCGccctggaggcggcgctggggggcggacccgacgacgacagggTGGGACAAGCGAGCGAGGAGAGGCGACGGGCCCAGGCCGTGGTGCGTcaggtggcggaggcgatggaggaacgcgacgacgcgctcgacgagttGGACGAGACGATGGAAAAGATGCGAAGGTTggaagccgcgctcgcggacgcggaggccagggcggaacgcgcggtgcgggacgccaaggcggaggtggcgtcGCAACGCGAGGATGAGCAGAAGGCGGTGCTCTCGGCGTTGggcctcgcggaggagagggcggttcagatggcggcggagtgcgagacgacgagggaggaacgcgacgcgatcgcgtcggcgctggaCTTTGTCAACGACGAGATGGAGAACCTACGGGCACGggccgaagccgcggagaACGCGCTGGTGCAcaggcgcgaggaggactaccgcgccgggttcgccgcgggACTGATGGCGTACAGGGAGGAGCTGGGTTTGcccgccatcggcgccatcgaggcggcggcggctgcggcaaACGCCAAAACtcccttcgacgacgacggccctCGGGCTggcggggggaacgaaggAAGCGGTGTGGGCGATCCCACGGGTCACGAAGGCGTGGAGtacacggcgacggtggcggatACCCCGAacgagtcgtcgtccaacTCGGACGCGGATTCGGACGCGGACAtacccgtcgccgagctcgcggcgagtgGCGCTCCGAATAATGCGCCGGATCAGAATCGTTCGTCGCTGACGcccgcgggagcggcggcgttggcccgcgcgcacgagcgtCGCTCGCTTAGCCGCTCGCAGTCACTggagaagggcgcggcggcggatgcggcggcgaacgcgctcggcgggttGGAGCTCTTCGAGGTTCCCTTATGCGAGTGA
- a CDS encoding tubby-like protein (Encodes a Tubby-domain containing protein (IPR000007).) has translation MEGDGDEGRPMGASKLSRRPAGQPPAQPIRPVSANTFNGAQRPGTGGGRPQPRPPSARTYHTDLFDEEENAGGAGDVLAGNNSISAAQKLQQRRELAAQKRRERQLAAGTVTRNPAAGAPGGGHQTMTAHQTRPRPPSGGGSMPPPSAAVGANPYSTPRSNPLFSGQHAVGGMQQNPLAAMNGALNQPSAMNHGSTNQPHPPAFDRHTMAMYAERRSFNISGDGHGAAQQRVPDGRVRGFDEPETDFGVGHRRQRQAPEPEGVAELRRDLEAHGLADEFDPNEGRHPMEVAAERERLKRIEAAAKLGPKAKRIAERPKAARVDASDKRVFLTRPGPEDAPVQCHIVRRVNKGFLPGSNYPEYFLYLDGPGAKPGDPTNEAKFLLSARKRKKSKSSNYVISLDEEDMARQSGNFFAKLRSNFVGTEFTIYDKGSKPGEKPDGKSAGLAPREDLGAVTYEYNVLGTRGPRKMKGFIPRVDLTSGERARFVATTRDGAHGILDCHKHGRRDDLIVLTNKSPRWNEQMQAYCLNFNGRVTHASVKNFQLVDECDEDERVVLQFGKVGKDMFTMDFQWPMSALQAFAICLTSFDSKLACE, from the exons ATGGagggtgacggcgacgaaggtCGCCCCATGGG GGCGAGCAAGCTCTCGCGCAGACCCGCGGGGCAGCCACCCGCGCAGCCCATCCGCCCCGTGAGCGCCAACACCTTCAACGGCGCCCAGAGACCgggcacgggcggcggcaggcCCCAGCCCAGGCCCCCCTCGGCTCGAACGTACCACACCGATCTCTTCGACGAAGAGGagaacgcgggcggcgccggtgacgtgctGGCGGGGAATAACTCGATCAGCGCCGCGCAGAAGCTGCAGCAGAGACGCGAACTCGCGGCGCAGAAGCGACGGGAGCGCCAGCTCGCCGCAGGGACCGTCACGCgcaaccccgcggcgggcgcgccgggtggGGGGCATCAGACGATGACGGCGCATCAGACGCGACCgaggccgccgtcggggggcgggtcgatgccgccgccctccgcaGCCGTCGGGGCCAACCCGTAcagcacgccgcgctccaACCCTCTGTTTAGCGGCCAACACGCGGTCGGGGGCATGCAGCAgaacccgctcgcggcgatgaacggcGCTTTGAACCAACCTTCGGCGATGAACCATGGCTCGACGAACCAGCCACATCCCCCCGCGTTTGACAGGCACACCATGGCCATGTACGCGGAGCGAAGGTCGTTCAACatcagcggcgacgggcacggcgccgcgcagcagAGGGTCCCTGACGGTCGAGTGCGGGGATTCGACGAGCCCGAAACCGACTTTGGAGTCGGTCACCGGCGTCAGCGGCAAGCCCCGGAGCCCGAGGGTGTCGCGGAGCTGCGTCGGGATTTGGAAGCGCACGGCTTGGCGGACGAGTTCGACCCCAACGAGGGCAGGCACCCGATGGAGGtggccgccgagcgcgagcgcttGAAGCGcatcgaggccgccgccaagctcggGCCCAAGGCTAAGAGGATCGCGGAGCGGCCAAAGGCGGCGCGAGTGGACGCGAGTGACAAGCGGGTCTTCCTCACGCGACCCGGCCcggaggacgcgcccgtgCAGTGCCACATCGTGCGAAGGGTCAACAAGGGTTTCCTCCCCGGCAGCAACTACCCCGAGTACTTCCTCTACCTGGACGGACCGGGCGCCAAACCCGGGGACCCGACGAACGAGGCCAAGTTCCTGCTGTCCGCTCGCAAGCGCAAGAAGAGCAAGAGCAGCAACTACGTCATatcgctcgacgaggaggacatgGCTCGGCAGTCGGGGAACTTTTTCGCGAAGCTCCGATCGAACTTTGTCGGCACGGAGTTTACCATCTACGACAAGGGCAGCAAACCGGGGGAAAAACCCGACGGCAAATCCGCGGGCCTCGCCCCGAGAGaggacctcggcgcggtgacgtacGAGTACAACGTGCTCGGCACGAGGGGACCGCGGAAGATGAAGGGATTCATACCACGAGTCGACTTAACAtccggcgaacgcgctcgaTTCGTCGCAACCACCAGAGACGGCGCGCACGGCATCCTGGACTGCCACAAGCACGGCAGACGGGACGACCTGATCGTGCTTACGAACAAGTCCCCGCGGTGGAACGAGCAGATGCAGGCGTACTGCCTGAACTTCAACGGTCGCgtgacgcacgcgagcgTCAAGAACTTTCAGCTCGTGGACGAGTGCGATGaagacgaacgcgtcgtgcTGCAGTTCGGCAAGGTTGGCAAGGACATGTTCACCATGGACTTTCAGTggccgatgagcgcgttgCAGGCGTTCGCCATCTGCCTCACCTCGTTCGACAGCAAGCTGGCGTGCGAATAG